The Curtobacterium sp. MCSS17_015 genomic sequence TCCGGCAAGGGCCCGGACGTCTTCGACCTCTCGCCGGCCGGCGGGTCGCCTGACCTGTGGGGGCCGTACGCGCTCGACCTCAGCTCGCTCGCGAAGAGCACGCTCGGCGCCGGGTGGAAGGACGACATCGGCGGTGACTACGTCGAGCAGCTGACCAGCTCGGACGGACGGTTCGTCTCACTGCCGCTGGGCGGGATGTCAGCCGGGTTCCTCTGGTACAACCAGGACGTCCTCGACGAGGCCGGCGCGGATGTCCCCACCGACTACCCGTCGTGGGTGGACACCTGCGAGAAGGTCACCGCGATCGGCAAGACCTGCTTCACGATGGGCGCCGGCGGCAGCGACACGTTCCCGACGGACATGTACCACGCGATCGCGAACTCGGTCGCCCCCGGGTGGTTCATCAAGGCCGCGACCGGCAAGGCGAAGTGGAACGACGAGAACGGCATCGAGGTCCTCCGGATCATCGAGAAGATGCAGGACGACGGGATCATCCCCGCGGACGCCCTGGACGGCCCGCAGTACCCCCTCGCGAACAACGAGTTCATGAAGGGTGACGCGGCCATGGTCCAGATGGGCTTCTGGTACACGCAGTACGCCGGAGCCGACTCGTGCAAGGCCGCGATGGAGGCCGCCGGCGTCAGCAATCCGAAGTGCTTCGTGCAGCTGCCGACGCCCTTCCCGGACGTCGCCGGGAAGGGCAACGGTTCCGCGTACTTCAGCGAGGCGGACTACGGGATCGCGATCAACTCGGCGTCCGAGCACATCGGGGCCGCGAAGACGTTCGTGTCCTGGATGACCCTCCACGAGCAGGGTCAGCAGAACGTGGCCAACGCGATCGACCTCCTGCCCGCGGTCAAGGGCGTCAGCCCCGACTGGGACTCCATCCAGCTCGTGGACGAGTCCGTCCAGCGTCCGGCGATCGAGAAGCTCATCGAGGACAGCAGCGAGGCGAGCGAATCCCGCCAGTGGCAGGCCACCGAGAAGTCGCTCGACGCGATCGTCGTCGCGACGCAGCAGGTGCTCGACCCGTCGGTGGACAAGTCGATCCAGGACATCGCCGACGACCAGCAAGCGGCGTCGGTCGCCAGCAAGGTCGGCACGAAGTGAGCCGGGTCCACCGCAGCGGGACGGCGCGATCGTGATCGACACCTCCTCGTCCGTCCGGCCCGGCGTCCGCGCCGGTCGGACGCCGGGGGCGGGACGCCCACGGCGCCGACGCCCCCTCGTCCTGCCCGGCGGACTCCGCTGGATCCTGCCCGGCTTCGTCATCTCGGTCGGTCTGATCTACTACAGCATCGTCTACTCGGGCTACCTCTCCTTCTTCGACTGGCCCGGCGGCCGCGCACTGATGACCCCGATCGGCTTCGGCAACTACGTCCAGGCATTGCAGGACCCCGTGCTGTGGGGCGCGTTGCGGAACACGCTCGTCTACTTCATCGTCGTGTTCGCGGTACAGGTCGTCGGCGGGACGCTCTTCGCAGCCGCGATGCACTCGTCGATCCGCTTCGCCAACGTCTACAAGGTGCTCGTGGTCATCCCCGTGGTGGTCGCGCCGGCCACCCTCGCGCCGGCGCAGCTGCAGGTCTGGCAGAGCGACGGCACCGTCAACCACGTCCTCGGATGGCTCGGACTCTCCGGGCTCGAGCAGTCGTGGGTCGGTCAATCGACCACGTCCCTGGTCGTCGTCGTCCTCGTCGGCTGCTGGGGCGCGGTGGGGTACGGCTTCATCCTGCTCTACGCGGGGATGGCGCAGGTCGACCCGGAGCTCGTCGAGGCCGGTCGGCTGGACGGTGCGGGGAACCTCCGCGTCCTCTTCTCGATCGTCATGCCGAGCCTCCGACCCGTGATCGTGTCCCTCGCCATCCTCAACTTCATCACCGCCTTGAAGTTGTTCGACAACCCCTGGCTCATCACGCAGGGCGGACCGGCGCACTCGTCGGAGTTCCTCGGCACGATGATCTACGCCGAGACCGCGAGCAGCGACCGGAACCTCGGGTTCGCCTCCGCCCTGTCGATCCTCGTCCTCGTGATCGCCGTCGCGGTGTCCGTCCTCATGCAGATGCGCGGACGCGAACGCGTCGCGCGACCCACGCGACGTCACAAGGAGACCTCCGGTGTTTGAGACCCGTTCCCGACGATCCAGGATCGTCCTCCAACTCGTCCTGACGCTCGCCGTCGTGCCGTTCGTGGTGCCCCTCATCGCGATGCTGCAGACGAGCTTCGAAGGCGCCGGCTGGCGGAACTACCTCGCCGTCGTGCAGGTCCCCGGCTTCCCGAAGTTCTTCCTCAACACGATCGTCATCGCCGCCGCGTCGATGGTGATCGTCTACCTCGCCACCCTCATGGCGGCGTTCGGCTTCTCGAAGTTGCGGGTCCGTGGCAAGGAGGTCTACTTCTGGCTGATGATGGCGGCGCTCACGCTGCCCGAGGTCGTCCTGATCGCTCCGCTCTACACGACGGCGGTACGGCTCGGGCTGCTGGGCACGTACTGGTCGGTGATCCTGCCGATCGCCGCGCTGCAGATCCCGTTCACCGTGCTCATCGCCCGCGGGTACGTCGACGGGATCCCGGACGCACTGTTCGAGGCGGCGCGGATCGACGGTGCGAGCACCTGGCGCGTGTTCTGGTCCATCCTCGTCCCGCTGTCCCGACCGATGGCGGTGGCGCTGATGATGCTGGTGCTCATCTACGCCTGGAACTCGTACCTGCTGCCGAAGGTCTTCCTCATCGACGACGGGCTGGGGGTGGTCACGCAGCTGCCCGAGTTCTTCCGACGGCAGTACAACGACGACACCCCGAAGATCCTCGCCGCGTCGGTGATCACCGCGATCCCGACGATCGTCGCCTACATCGCGCTCCAGCGGCAGTTCGAACGCGGGATGGCGGCCGGTGCACTCAAGTAGGCGCACCCGCGTGCACCTCGAGCCGCTGCACGATCCGGCAGACTGCTGTCCTGCGGCGCCGTCCCCGGTGCCCACGCATCGGACCGGACGCCGGGAGGGACCCGCATGAGCGACCAGGGAGCCTCCATCGGGCTCGTCATCCGACAGGGTCACGACCGTGACCCGGTGGCCGGAGCGGTCGTCCGCGCCGTCGCCGGCCCGCTCGTCGCCGCCGGCAAGCGCTTCGTGACCCGGTCCGTGGCGGACGAGGACGCCGAGCTGCGGGTCTACCGCCTCTGGGCGCGGGCCGGAGGGGTCGCCGGCGTGATCCTGCTCGAGGTGTCGCGCGACGACCCGAGACCGGCGCTCCTCCGGCAGATCGACATGCCCTTCGTGGCGCTCGCCCCGTCGACGCTCCCGGTGGACTTCCCGGCGGTGGCCGTCGACCGCGGGGCGTCGTCCGCGGCGCTCGCGGCGTACCTCGACGGCTACCCCGCCGAGCGCCGTGTGTCCGTGACGGGGACGGCACCAGCCGAACCGTTCGGGGACGAACTCGGACCGGACGACACCGTCACCGAGGTCGTCCGGACGGACGACGTGGTCGGGACCTGCCTCCGGATCGGGGCAGAGGCCGACGGGAGTGGTCGGACGGTCCTCGTCGTCGACGGCGACCACGACGCGGTCGCGGTGCTCACCGGTCTCCGGGACGCGGGCCTCCGCGTGCCGGAGGACGTCGCGCTCGTCTGCCGGAGCGACTCGCTCGTCTGTCAGAGTGCGAGTCTCCCGATCACCGCGATCGACCGCCGAGGGAGGGAGATCGGGGCCGTGCTCGGTGAGGCAGCCGTGCGGGCCGTCGATCACTCGGTCCTGCCGGCGGTCGCGATGCCCGCTCCGGTCGTCGTGCCCCGGGAGACGACGTGACCGGCCGGCGGCTCGGGCCGTCCTCGGCGGCCACCCGGAGCGCCGTGCTCGACATGGTGCGCTCGGGCCGGACCGTCACACGCGCAGAACTCGCAGCACGGTCCGGCCTGACGCCGACGTCCATCACGCGCATCGTGAAGACCCTCCTGGACGAGGGACTCGTCGTGGAGGTCGGTTTCCTCGACTCGACCGGCGGCAAACGGAGCAGCCTCCTCGAGCTCAACACCACCGGACGGTTCGCCGTCGGGGTGTCCCTCGACGCCGGCCGACTGACCTACGTGGTCACGGACCTGGCCGGTGCGGTCGTCGGACGTCTGGTGTCACCCGGCATCGAGCAGGACGCGCCCGGTGAGGACGTCGTGCGCATCGCCCGCGAACTCGGGCAACTGCTCGTGCAACTGGACATCCCCCTCGAGTCCGTCGTCGGCGTCGGGGTCGCCGGAGCCGGCCTCGACCTCGGTGCCGGAGCGGAACGGCACTCCCTCACCGCGACGGAGTGGGAGTCCTTCGCCTTGCCCGAGGCGCTCGAGCCCCGCATCGGTCTCCCCGTGGTCCGTGACAACGACGCCGCGTGTGCCGCCCTCGGTCAGTACTGGGCCGGGCGGGTTCCGTCCACGCAGGACTTCGCGACGCTCTACATGTCGAACGGCTTCGGTCTCGGCATCATGGTCGGCGGCAGCATCGCGCGGGGAGCGTCGTCGAACGTGGGCGAGATCGGTCACACGATCGTCGACATCGACGGGCCGGAGTGCTGGTGCGGCGCGCACGGGTGCCTCGAGATGCTCGCGGCACCGCGGGCCGTCGTCGCCGCAGCGGACGCTGACCTCGCCGCGCGCCTCGGCCTGTCGGGCGATGCTCAGCGTTTCCGCGTCGACTTCGACCGCATCGCCCAGGCTGCCGCGCAGGGTGACGCCGACTGCCACGCCCTGATCCAGCGGTCAGCGCGCTACCTCGCTGCAGCAGCGCTGTCGGTCGTGAACATCCTCGACCTCGACCGCATCGTGCTCGCTGGCCCCGGCTTCGCGGAGGCCGGCGCGATCTACGCCCGGGAGATCCGACAGCAGGTCGAGCGGTTCGCCCGCACCCGGGGCATCCACGGGGTCCTCGTCGAACTCGCCGACCCCGGACTCGACGCCGCCGCGGGCGGCGCTGCGAGTCTGGCCCTGCAACACGCACTCACACCGCACGCGGTCCGGTCCGGCGGCTGGTAGCCCCGTCGACCGCATGACGGACGGGAGGCGCGGCACCCGCTGGCACCGCGCCTCCCGTCCGGTCGTCAGGCCGTGCCGGTCAGCGACGCCACTTGTCGAGCATGCCGGCCTTCGAGCGCTGCTGCTCGCCCTGCTCCGCACCCATCACGAGCAGCACTCCGGTGAGCACCGGGGTCGCCCACTGCAGGATCTTCTGCTGCCGCTGGGCCGCCTTGAGGGTGTCCGACGCGTCGGCGTTCGGCTCGGTGGTGCCCTCGGCGCCCTCGCGGGCGTGCTCGGCCATCTTCTTGCCGACCGAGGCCGACCAGAAGGTCGTGACGAGGGCCGCACCGGTCAGCACGAGCTTGATGCCCGTGTTCGTGCGGGCGCCCTGCTGCACGCCGAGGCGGTCGCGGTTGGCGACGATGAGGCCGATGCCGCCGATGCCGTGCACCGCGAGCGCGGCGAGCTGCACCGGTGCCCACTTGCCCCAGCCGACGCTCGACAGGGTGAGGCGCTCGACGGGGTCCTTCGCGCCGGCGGCGGCGCCGTTCAGGCCGGTGGCACCCATGAGGTTGCCACCGAACCAGGCGGCGAGGCCGAGGTCGTGCATGCTGCGGATGAAGGTGTTGTTCTGGGACATGGGGGTCGCTTCCTGGTCGCTGGCGCTGGCGCGGTGGTCGGCCGCGCGGGGGCGGGCAGCAGCGCGAGGCCGTACCCGCGGCGGGATCCGGGTGCAGATCGCGTTCCGGGTCGCTCCGTCGTGTGCTCGGGACGTTACGCGTCGGCGGTCCGGTGTCGGCTCAGGTCCGCGGCGTGCGTGGCCGGGTCACGACGGACGGGAGGCACGGTGCCGGTCGGCACAGTGCCTCCCGTCGGGACCGACACGGCCGATCAGACGCCGTGGGCCGCCTCGGCGACGGGCTGCCACTCGCGCCACGTCGCGAGGCGCGACTCGTAGTCCCGCTCCGCGATGCCGAGCGGGGCCTTGCCGAAGAACACCCGGAGCGGGGGCTGCTCGGCGTCGACGACCTTCAGGATCGCGGCCCGCGTGGCCTCCGGCTTGCCCGGGTCGGCCGCCGAGGGGCGCTTCGACGCGGCCTCGCGGACCTCGGCGTAGGCCGGGTTCTCCTCGCTGTGCTTCGAGGACGGGCCGGACCAGTCGGTGGAGAACCCGCCGGGCTCGATGAGGGTGACCGAGATGCCGAAGCCCGCGACCTCCTGGGCGAGCGACTGCGACAGGCCCTCGAGTGCCCACTTCGACGCGTGGTAGGCGCCGACCGTCGGGAACGCGCTGATGCCGCCGATGCTCGACACCTGGATGACGTGCCCGGAGCCCTGCTCGCGCATGATCGGCAGTGCCGCCTGGGTGACCCACACGGCGCCGAACAGGTTGGTCTCGAGCTGGGCGCGGAGCTCGTCCTCGCTGAGCTCCTCGACCATGCCGAAGTGGCCGAAGCCGGCGTTGTTGACGACGACGTCGAGCGACCCGAAGTGCTCCGCGGCACGGGCGACGGCATCGCGGTCGGCGGTCCGGTCGGTCACGTCGAGCCGGAGCGCGAGGAACGTGTCCGGGTACCGGTCGACGAGGTCCTGCACGTCGTCGACGTCGCGGGCCGTGCCGGTGACGGAGTCGCCGCGTTCGAGTGCTGCTTCCGCCCACTCGCGGCCGAAGCCCTTGGATGCTCCGGTGATGAACCAGCTCTTGCTCATGTGTCCTCCAGTCGTGTGACCGGGCCAGTCAACGCCGTGGCCGATCGGTGCGCGTCGATGTCCGGATCCGCGTGCAGTGTGCGCGGCGTCAGACCGACACCTCGGTGCCGTGTCGCTTCCCGACGACCACGTCGACGATCCCGGCGACCAGCGCCACCGCGACGAACCCGAGTGACACCGCGAGGCCGAGCGGCAGGCCCTGCGCGTAGTCGCCGCGCGAATCGGCGAGCGTGGAGTAGAACACGCTGCCCACCGCTGCGATCCCGATCGCCGAGCCGACGCGGGCGCCGACCTGGATCAGCCCGCCCGCCGATCCGCCCTGCTCGACCGGCACCTCGGAGAGCGTGAGGGTCTGGTTCGGCGAGATGGTGAGCCCGGACCCGATGCCGGCGACGAGCAGCGGCAGGACGAGCCACCACCCCAGGTCCGACTCGAAGTGGTTCGCGACCACCCAGACGACCGCACCGAGCCCGATGAGGACGAGGATCGTCCCGATGACGATGAGCTGCCGACCGAAGCGGTGCACGACGCGGCCGCCGACGGTCGAGGCGATGCCCGAACCGATGGCGAACGGGATCGACGCCAGTCCGGCCATCAGCGCGGAGTAGTGCAGGCCGGACTGCAGCGCGAGCGTCAGGACGAAGAACAGCGGGGTGAAGCCGGCGAAGTACACCGTCGCCAGACCGACGCCGAGCGAGAACGACCGGCGGCGGAACAGCCGCAGGTCGACCACGGGCTCCTTCGTCCGCCCGTAGTGCCGCTCCCACAGGACGAACAGCACGCCGAACACGACGGCGACGACGATGAGCCACCACTTCGCGTTCCCCTTCCACTCCTGCGACTGCACGAACGGCAGCAGCAGGGCGACCACGGCGGCGCCGAGGAGCACGATGCCGACGGGGTCGAAGTCGTGCTTCTTCCCCCGCTCGTCCCGTTTCGGTGCGGGCAGGTACCGGAAGGCCAGGAGGATCGTGACGAGTCCGACGGGCAGGTTCACGAAGAAGACGAACCGCCAGCCGTTCTCGGTGCCGAACGCCGTGATGAGCAGACCGCCGATCAGGGGGCCGATCGCGGTCGCGATGCCGACGGTGGCGCCGAAGAGGCCGAACGCGGTGCCGCGCTCCTTGCCGCGGAACAGCTGCTGGATGAGCGCGGTGACCTGCGGCGTGAGCAGGCCGCCGGCCAGGCCCTGCAACAGACGGGCGACGACCAGGACGATGCCGTTCGGTGCGAAGCCGCAGAGGGCGCTCGCCAGGGTGAACAGGCCGACCCCGATGACGAACATCCGACGTCGGCCGGTGGCGTCACCGAGTCGTCCACCGGGCACGAGCAGCAGGCCGAAGGACAGCGCGTACCCGGACAGGATCCACTGGACCGCCTCGGGCGTGGTGCCGGGCAGCCCCGTCGAGATGGACTGCAGCGCGACGTTGACGATCGAGACGTCGAGCAGGACGATGCCCCCGCCGAGCAGGCAGATGACGAGCGCCTTCCAGCGGTTCGGGTCCGGCTGGTCGCCGGAGCTGCGGTCGTCGGTCTGCGCGGGCTTCGACGGATCGGCGGGCGCAGCGTGGTGAGCCGTGTGGTGGGCGACGGACGGAGCCGCATCGGGCTCGGCGGGTCTGCGGTGTTCGGCTGTCATGACGCCCTCACGGTAGGCGCGTCACGGTGCGGGGTCCGCGGCGAGGACGTTTCCTGTCCACACCCCGGCGCTGTCACAGCCGTCCGTGAACGAGCGCTCAGCCCCGCCGGTGTGACGACGGGCGGGAAGCGCCCCCCAATTGCCGCTTCCCGCCCGTCGTCGGTCTCGTGTCGGGTCGACGTCGCCGGACCGCTACCCCCAGATCTGCTGCTGGATCGCCGGGAGCAGGCCGTTGGTGGGGAAGTTCGTCTGCCGGATGAGTACCCAGGTCGACCCCTCGGAGTAATAGGTGAACGTGGTGTCGACGGGGTAGTTCTGGTCCGCCATCGTCATCCGGCACAACCGACCAGCACCGCTGTCCGAGCAGGCGTACCCGCTCCGCACGAGGAGGCTCTCGTAGTCCACGGTCTCCTGGGCAGGGCCCGACCCGAGGTTGACGCCGAGCCCGGTGACGTCCGCTCGCGGATCTCGCCAGATGCACGAGAGGTCGACGGCCGGTCCGTCCCCGTCGCTGCCCGCCTCGCTGCCTGCGGGGTCCGTCAGGGGTGTTGTGCCGAACAGGCGGTCGTACTCCGATGCCGGCACGAGGGCACGGCAGTCCGTCGGCAGCGTGCCCGCCCTCGCCGTCGGTGTCGGCGTGGGTGTCGGTGTCGGGACGGGATCCGGGACCTCCTGAACGGGTGCCGCTGCCGGCGGGCTGGGCATCGCCGGTCTGGTGGGGCTGGGCGACGGCGCGGGGGCCGAGGCCGTGAAGGGCTGCGGGATCATCCCGAGGGCGACAGCGCCGCTCGTGGCGCCGAGGCCGAGCATCGCGATCACGCCGATCGCGATGCCGGCACGTCGGCCGCGACGGCGAGGTGCGGGGCGACGGTCCTCGGCGCGGTCGAGGACGGTCTGCTTCATCGAGACGAGCATCCGCTGCAGGTCGTCTCCGGTGGGGGGCTCAGTGTTCATCGTGCATCACCGCCTTCTTCAGTCGTGCGCGCGAGCGGGAGACCCGCTGGGTGACCGCCCCGACGCTGAGGCCGAGGATCTGCGCGGCCTCGGCGTAGGAGTGGCCCTCGAGCAGGCACAGCTCGCAGATGCGGCGGTCCGTGGGTGCCAGTGCCGCGATCTCGTCCCGCACCCAGCGCAGGCGTTCCCGGGCCTCATCGGCACCCGGACGTGCCGCGAGTTCCTCGGGGAGTTCGTCACCGCGGTTCTTCGCCGAGCGCCGGGCCTGGTTCCGGGCGTGGTTGCGGCACACCACGAGCAACCACGGCAGCAGTGCACTCGTGGCCAGGTCGAGCCCGGCAGCCTTCTGCCAGAGCGTCAGGAACGTGTCCTGCACGAGTTCCTCGACGTCCTGCCGACTGCCGGCCTGTGCCCACGCGTACCGGGTCAGGGTCGGCGCGAACCGGTCGAACGCGTCGGCCAGCGCCGTCCGGTCCCCGCTCGCGAGCCGACGAGTCAGTGCTGCGTCGGCTTCGGTGTCCTCATCCACTCATGTCCCCTCTCACATCAGAAGTGTCCGGGGCGGCGCGATCCTGACGAGCAGTTCCGAGCTCCGGCGTGTCAGTGCCGTCACGCTGGTGCTGCCGAGGTTGCTGTTCGGTCTCGTTTCGACGGACCGCGGCCGATCCGCGAGCGCTGCACCGCAGAGTGAGGTGCATGGACACCTGGGACATCGGCGACACCGTCGGACTCATCGGCCGGAGCTTCCTCTGGATGGCCGCAGTGACCGTCCCTGTCGGCACGGCGGCCGTCCCCGCGATCGTCGCCGTCACCAGTGGCACCGCTCCCGACGCTCTCTCATGGGTGGTGGAGCCTCCTGTTCGTCGTCGTCACCGACGCGCTGGCTCTCCTCGGCGCCGTCCTGTCCGCGCCGTTCACGCACCTGCTCGGCCGGGCACTGCAGCGGGTGCGCTCCCGCGCGGTCCACACGGCAGCACACGCGGCACTGGCCGGTGTGCTCGGCGCGGTGACGTCGTCGCTCGCCATGGCGTGGTGGATGTCGGGCGCCGACCCATCGCTCTCCCTCGGCATCGCGATCGCTGCCGGAGCCGCTGCAGCGATCGCGACGTGGCGTCGGATCGGGCCGTCCCGGGACCGTTCCGTCGACGACGACACCGAGGCCCTCGCCGACGCGCACGCGATGGTGGTCGACCGATGACAACAGGTACGGACACGCATCGGACGCAACTCGACGTCGGCGCGCTGATCGCGATCCTCCTGGTCGTCGCATGGTGTGCCGTGCTCGTCACCACCGGCGCGCTCGGCCCGCAGCGGGACACCCCGCCGTCCCCGTTCGACCACGCCGGCGGACAGCTGTCGACAGCAGCAGCCGGCGCCAGCGCGACCCTGCAGGCCCTCGTGTTGATCAGCTCGCTGCCCGTCTCCGTCGTCGCACTGTGGATCTCGGTGCGGTCGCTGCGGAGGTGGAGGCAGCCGGTGACGGCCGTCGTCGCGACCAGCGTCTCGAGCCTCGCGACCCTGGTCGGCATCGGTCTCGCGTGGATCGGGTTCGGGACGTTCGTCTTCTCCTCGTGACGTCTGCGTCCCGTTCGCGCCCCGCGCCAGCGGCGGCCCTGGCGGCCGCACCCGCGCCTCCCGGCCGCACCCGCGCCTCCGGCCGCGCCGCGCCTCCCGGCAGAGCACCCGTCACACGGTTGCCTGCTCCACCGCCGCTTCCGCACGCTCCTCGCTGCCCGCCGCCAGCCCGCGGTCGATCCGGCCGCGCGACGCCAGCCAGATGCCGACCCCGGCCAGGAAGACCAGGACCTCGGTGAGCGTCAGCGCCCAGATGATCCCCGCGAGCCCGAACCAGAGGTCGCCGAGCAGGACGATCGGGATGAACAGGATCCCCTGCGCCATCGACAGCGCGATCGCCGGGGTGGCGAGCCCCGCAGCCTGGAACAGCGACGTGAACAGCCCGGTGAACCCGTTGACGACGGTCGCGACGAGCTGCGCCACCAGGATCGTCAGGCCGATGGCCAGCACCGAGTGGTCGGACGAGAAGACCGTGAAGACCTGCTCGCGGAACACGAAGACCGTGCCCGAGAACACCAGCACGATCGCACCGACCGTCAGCGCGGAGGCCCGCAACGCCGAGCGCAGGCGCTCCCGGTCCCCCTTGCCGAACGCGTAGGCCAGCAGCGGCAGCACGCCGATCGTGACGCCCATGACGAGGAACTCCGGCACCTGGGCGATCCGGACCGCCACGCCCATCGCAGCGAGGGGGTCGTCGCCGTACTGCGCCGCCAGGTTGTTGAGCACGAGGGTCGTGACGATGAGGAACCCGGCCTGCAGTAACTCGCTGACGCCGATGCCGAACACGGGCTTCAGGACCGCTGGGCGGAGCGTGAACCAGCGGAGCGACAGGCTGACGTTCTCGCTGTGCTTCCCGAGCCACCGCGCCCAGTAGACGATGCTGACCAGGTTCGCCAGACCGACCGCGAGCGCGGCTCCGGCGACGCCCCACGGCAGCACGAGGATGAACAGCACGTCGAAGACGAGGTTCCCGACGGTCGACAGGACCAGGCCGGTCATCGCCTGGCGTGCGGCCCCCTCCGCGCGGACCATCTGCTCCAGGCAGAACGCGGCGGCGAGCACGGGCACGAACGCGAGCATGACGCTGACGTAGGCGCTCGTCGCCGGCACGGCTGCGGCGTCCGCCCCGAGCAGGCCGACGAGCGGCCGGAGGAACAGCAGACCGAGGCCGCCGAGCACGATGCCGGTGACGACCGACCCCCACACCGCGAAGGAGGCGACGTGCTTGATCTCGTCGGCCTTCCCCTGGTCGTGTTCCGAGGCACCCAGCAGGCGTGACATCAGCGAGCTGCCGCCGACGCCGAACACCCCGCCGACGGCCATGACCAGGCCGAGCAGCGGTGTGCCGAGGGTGATCGCGGCCAGGAGCGCCGTGTCGTGCTGCGAGCCGATGAAGCCCGCGTTGATGACGTTGTAGAGGGCGCTGACGACCATCGCGGCGGCCATCGGCACGCAGAGGTGCACGAGGGCTCGGGCGATCGGGGCGGCGGAGAGGTACCAGCGGTTCTTCCCCGCTGCGGTGTCCGTGGGTTGTGTGGTGCTGCTCATGACTGTCCCCTTCCGGGCAGGACGGAGCGCGCGACGGCGGGAGCCGTCACGGCATGGCGGAGCGCGCGACGGCGGGTGCCGTCACGGCATGGCGGAGCGCGCGACGGCGGGTGCCGTCACGGCATGGCGGAGCGCGCGACGGCGGGTGCCGTCACGGCATGGCGGAGCGCGCGACGGCGGGTGCCGTCACGGCATGGCGGAGCGCGCGACGGCGGGTGCCGTCGCGCGG encodes the following:
- a CDS encoding extracellular solute-binding protein, whose amino-acid sequence is MKRTRILTAAALAATAALLITSCSGSPGNAGEDVKPAKKGSVTWWGWTPDTPVAERYIEAFNEQYPDIEVNYKNFENVDYRNTITPALDSGKGPDVFDLSPAGGSPDLWGPYALDLSSLAKSTLGAGWKDDIGGDYVEQLTSSDGRFVSLPLGGMSAGFLWYNQDVLDEAGADVPTDYPSWVDTCEKVTAIGKTCFTMGAGGSDTFPTDMYHAIANSVAPGWFIKAATGKAKWNDENGIEVLRIIEKMQDDGIIPADALDGPQYPLANNEFMKGDAAMVQMGFWYTQYAGADSCKAAMEAAGVSNPKCFVQLPTPFPDVAGKGNGSAYFSEADYGIAINSASEHIGAAKTFVSWMTLHEQGQQNVANAIDLLPAVKGVSPDWDSIQLVDESVQRPAIEKLIEDSSEASESRQWQATEKSLDAIVVATQQVLDPSVDKSIQDIADDQQAASVASKVGTK
- a CDS encoding sugar ABC transporter permease, with translation MIDTSSSVRPGVRAGRTPGAGRPRRRRPLVLPGGLRWILPGFVISVGLIYYSIVYSGYLSFFDWPGGRALMTPIGFGNYVQALQDPVLWGALRNTLVYFIVVFAVQVVGGTLFAAAMHSSIRFANVYKVLVVIPVVVAPATLAPAQLQVWQSDGTVNHVLGWLGLSGLEQSWVGQSTTSLVVVVLVGCWGAVGYGFILLYAGMAQVDPELVEAGRLDGAGNLRVLFSIVMPSLRPVIVSLAILNFITALKLFDNPWLITQGGPAHSSEFLGTMIYAETASSDRNLGFASALSILVLVIAVAVSVLMQMRGRERVARPTRRHKETSGV
- a CDS encoding carbohydrate ABC transporter permease, which encodes MFETRSRRSRIVLQLVLTLAVVPFVVPLIAMLQTSFEGAGWRNYLAVVQVPGFPKFFLNTIVIAAASMVIVYLATLMAAFGFSKLRVRGKEVYFWLMMAALTLPEVVLIAPLYTTAVRLGLLGTYWSVILPIAALQIPFTVLIARGYVDGIPDALFEAARIDGASTWRVFWSILVPLSRPMAVALMMLVLIYAWNSYLLPKVFLIDDGLGVVTQLPEFFRRQYNDDTPKILAASVITAIPTIVAYIALQRQFERGMAAGALK
- a CDS encoding substrate-binding domain-containing protein → MSDQGASIGLVIRQGHDRDPVAGAVVRAVAGPLVAAGKRFVTRSVADEDAELRVYRLWARAGGVAGVILLEVSRDDPRPALLRQIDMPFVALAPSTLPVDFPAVAVDRGASSAALAAYLDGYPAERRVSVTGTAPAEPFGDELGPDDTVTEVVRTDDVVGTCLRIGAEADGSGRTVLVVDGDHDAVAVLTGLRDAGLRVPEDVALVCRSDSLVCQSASLPITAIDRRGREIGAVLGEAAVRAVDHSVLPAVAMPAPVVVPRETT
- a CDS encoding ROK family transcriptional regulator encodes the protein MTGRRLGPSSAATRSAVLDMVRSGRTVTRAELAARSGLTPTSITRIVKTLLDEGLVVEVGFLDSTGGKRSSLLELNTTGRFAVGVSLDAGRLTYVVTDLAGAVVGRLVSPGIEQDAPGEDVVRIARELGQLLVQLDIPLESVVGVGVAGAGLDLGAGAERHSLTATEWESFALPEALEPRIGLPVVRDNDAACAALGQYWAGRVPSTQDFATLYMSNGFGLGIMVGGSIARGASSNVGEIGHTIVDIDGPECWCGAHGCLEMLAAPRAVVAAADADLAARLGLSGDAQRFRVDFDRIAQAAAQGDADCHALIQRSARYLAAAALSVVNILDLDRIVLAGPGFAEAGAIYAREIRQQVERFARTRGIHGVLVELADPGLDAAAGGAASLALQHALTPHAVRSGGW
- a CDS encoding SDR family NAD(P)-dependent oxidoreductase, which gives rise to MSKSWFITGASKGFGREWAEAALERGDSVTGTARDVDDVQDLVDRYPDTFLALRLDVTDRTADRDAVARAAEHFGSLDVVVNNAGFGHFGMVEELSEDELRAQLETNLFGAVWVTQAALPIMREQGSGHVIQVSSIGGISAFPTVGAYHASKWALEGLSQSLAQEVAGFGISVTLIEPGGFSTDWSGPSSKHSEENPAYAEVREAASKRPSAADPGKPEATRAAILKVVDAEQPPLRVFFGKAPLGIAERDYESRLATWREWQPVAEAAHGV
- a CDS encoding MFS transporter, yielding MTAEHRRPAEPDAAPSVAHHTAHHAAPADPSKPAQTDDRSSGDQPDPNRWKALVICLLGGGIVLLDVSIVNVALQSISTGLPGTTPEAVQWILSGYALSFGLLLVPGGRLGDATGRRRMFVIGVGLFTLASALCGFAPNGIVLVVARLLQGLAGGLLTPQVTALIQQLFRGKERGTAFGLFGATVGIATAIGPLIGGLLITAFGTENGWRFVFFVNLPVGLVTILLAFRYLPAPKRDERGKKHDFDPVGIVLLGAAVVALLLPFVQSQEWKGNAKWWLIVVAVVFGVLFVLWERHYGRTKEPVVDLRLFRRRSFSLGVGLATVYFAGFTPLFFVLTLALQSGLHYSALMAGLASIPFAIGSGIASTVGGRVVHRFGRQLIVIGTILVLIGLGAVVWVVANHFESDLGWWLVLPLLVAGIGSGLTISPNQTLTLSEVPVEQGGSAGGLIQVGARVGSAIGIAAVGSVFYSTLADSRGDYAQGLPLGLAVSLGFVAVALVAGIVDVVVGKRHGTEVSV
- a CDS encoding sigma-70 family RNA polymerase sigma factor; this translates as MDEDTEADAALTRRLASGDRTALADAFDRFAPTLTRYAWAQAGSRQDVEELVQDTFLTLWQKAAGLDLATSALLPWLLVVCRNHARNQARRSAKNRGDELPEELAARPGADEARERLRWVRDEIAALAPTDRRICELCLLEGHSYAEAAQILGLSVGAVTQRVSRSRARLKKAVMHDEH